One Drechmeria coniospora strain ARSEF 6962 chromosome 01, whole genome shotgun sequence genomic region harbors:
- a CDS encoding putative cell surface spherulin 4-like protein, with translation MLLGKDFECRLSFLCFRFTVIVDSTRGSLWPVAMRCIGNFVFALTASVAVPAVSTGVVLPLYIYPSAEYDDGASNWAPAFDAISAHPNLPWLAVVNPGTGPGDTLLPGNNDTNYIAGVSMLNGFANVKTLGYARTSYGTAPMEELKKNITAWANWSSYAEANIAVEGIFLDESDDFDFITEIATFAREVFPKPITVFCHFGTATAEVYYDVCDVVGAFESYGSYLSSTTMRETIPAGRASNAAIIIHGFRGKTRDGITADVDGLKQYIDLMCESALGWLYFSSGYFSSMSIGPATVGQVARQLAAIDSSSVGEQHGGNGGSDGGENGGEDDGQDGGDGEESEEGSEEEAAAAVAEEEEKEMAVEEEEREMVVEEEEKETAVEEEEKETAAEEEVKETAVEEEEKEAAEEGGEVDEDRRKPMDPKQSGKAFSSSSRQDSSRMARMARSKRRHRSWPSAG, from the coding sequence ATGCTCTTGGGCAAAGATTTCGAGTGTCGGCTTTCATTCCTTTGCTTTCGTTTCACCGTCATCGTTGATAGCACGCGGGGATCGCTGTGGCCTGTCGCAATGCGCTGCATCGGCAACTTTGTCTTTGCTCTCACGGCCAGCGTCGCCGTACCGGCGGTCTCGACGGGCGTCGTGCTGCCGCTCTACATCTACCCGTCAGCCGAATACGACGACGGGGCTTCCAACTGGGCGCCGGCGTTTGACGCCATCTCGGCGCACCCAAACCTCCCCtggctggccgtcgtcaaccCCGGCACAGGCCCGGGCGACACGCTGCTGCCCGGAAACAACGACACCAACTACATCGCGGGTGTGTCGATGCTCAACGGCTTCGCCAACGTCAAGACGCTCGGGTACGCGCGGACAAGCTACGGAACGGCGCCGATGGAGGAGCTCAAGAAGAACATCACGGCGTGGGCGAACTGGTCCTCGTACGCCGAGGCCaacatcgccgtcgagggcatcTTCCTGGACGAGTCGGACGACTTCGACTTCATCACCGAGATTGCCACCTTTGCGCGCGAGGTGTTTCCGAAGCCCATCACGGTATTTTGTCACTTCGGCACCGCGACGGCGGAGGTGTACTACGACGTgtgcgacgtcgtcggcgcctttgAGAGCTACGGCTCGTACctcagctcgacgacgatgcgcgAGACGATCCCGGCGGGTCGGGCGAGCAACGctgccatcatcatccaCGGCTTCCGGGGCAAGACGAGGGATGGCATCACGGCAGATGTCGACGGGTTGAAGCAGTACATCGACCTCATGTGCGAGAGCGCCCTGGGCTGGCTGTACTTTTCCTCTGGCTACTTTTCGAGCATGTCGATCGGGCCTGCCACCGTCGGGCAAGTGGCTCGGCAGCTGGCAGCAATAGACAGCTCGTCCGTCGGTGAACAGCACGGTGGGAACGGGGGcagtgacggcggcgaaaacgggggcgaggacgatggccaggacggaggcgatggcgaagagTCGGAAGAAGGGTCGGAAgaagaggcggcggcggcggtggcggaggaagaggagaaggagatggCCGTGGAGGAAGAAGAGAGGGAGATGGTCGTGGAGGAAGAAgagaaggagacggcggtggaggaagaagagaaggaaacggcggcggaggaagaAGTGAAGGAGACGGCAGTGGAGGAAGAagagaaggaggcggcggaggagggcggcgaagtcgacgaggacaGGAGAAAGCCCATGGACCCTAAGCAATCAGGCAAGGctttctcctcctcgtcccgtcAAGACTCCAGCCGGATGGCTCGGATGGCTCGGAGCAagcgacggcatcgatcATGGCCCTCGGCAGGGTAG
- a CDS encoding histidyl-tRNA synthetase yields the protein MATNDGGKEAKKSGGGVTLKTPKGTRDWSGPDMILREEVFQSITDIFKRHGGTPLDTPVFELKEILAGKYGEDQRLVYDLGDQGGEICSLRYDLTVPFARWLAMNNIQQVKRYHIAKVYRRDQPAIARGRYREFHQCDFDIAGVYDPMIPDAETLRIIVEVFEALDLGITIKLNHRKILDGMFAVAGVPAEKTRSISSAVDKLDKMAWPEVKKEMVEEKGLEEAVADRIGEFVRHSGSVPYMVKLLRENEELLSNESVKAGIDDMDLLGKYLEALGATDKISFDMSLARGLDYYTGLIYEVIYQPPKEAEAEGKKKSKKDDAASQVGSIAAGGRYDNLVGMYGKKTIPCVGISFGVDRIFTILKARREKENAGKSRTTDVYVMAFGGKDFDGLLSERMSVARRLWEAGIRAEYSPKVKPKLPQQFKAAEDRDVPLGIILGQDEMAAGQVRLKQLGQTDAQGDDKLGKLVNIDDLAAEVKKMLL from the exons ATGGCGACCAACGATGGAGGCAAGGAGGCCAAAAAgtctggcggcggcgtcacgTTGAAGACGCCCAAGGGCACCCGGGACTGGAGCGGCCCGGACATGATCTTGCGAGAGGAGGTCTT CCAGTCAATCACCGACATCTTCAAGCGCCACGGCGGTACGCCCCTCGACACGCCGGTTTTCGAACTCAAGGAGATTCTTGCCGGCA AGTACGGCGAGGACCAGCGACTTGTCTACGACCTCGGCGACCAAGGCGGCGAGATCTGCTCGCTGCGATACGACTTGACCGTCCCCTTCGCCCGCTGGTTGGCCATGAACAACATCCAGCAGGTCAAGCGCTACCACATCGCAAAGGTCTACCGACGAGACCAGCCTGCCATCGCCCGCGGCCGATACCGCGAGTTTCACCAGTGCGATTTTGACATTGCCGGCGTGTACGATCCCATGAttcccgacgccgagacgcTGCGGATCATCGTCGAGGTCTTCGAGGCCCTCGACCTTGGAATCACCATCAAGCTCAACCACAGAAAGATCCTGGACGGCAtgttcgccgtcgccggtgtCCCTGCCGAAAAGACGCGGTCCATCAgctccgccgtcgacaagctgGACAAGATGGCCTGGCCCGAGGTCAAGAAGGAGATGGTGGAGGAGaagggcctcgaggaggcggTCGCGGATCGCATCGGCGAATTCGTCCGTCACAGCGGCAGCGTTCCCTACATGGTCAAGCTGCTCCGGGAGAACGAGGAGCTGCTCTCCAACGAGAGCGTCAAGGcgggcatcgacgacatggacCTCCTCGGCAAGTACCTGGAGGCCTTGGGCGCGACCGACAAGATCTCGTTTGACATGTCGCTGGCTCGCGGCCTCGACTACTACACAGGCCTCATCTACGAGGTCATCTACCAGCCGCccaaggaggccgaggcggaaggCAAGAAGAAGAGCAAAAAGGACGACGCGGCGAGCCAGGTTGgcagcatcgccgccggtggccgGTACGACAACCTCGTCGGCATGTACGGCAAAAAGACGATCCCTTGCGTCGGCATCTCCTTTGGCGTCGATCGCATCTTCACCATCCTCAAGGCAAGACGGGAAAAGGAGAACGCGGGCAAGTCGCGGACGACGGACGTGTACGTCATGGCCTTTGGCGGCAAGGACTTTGACGGCCTGCTGTCCGAGCGCATGTCCGTCGCTCGAAGGCTGTGGGAGGCGGGCATCCGAGCGGAATACTCGCCCAAGGTGAAGCCCAAGTTGCCGCAGCAGttcaaggcggccgaggacaggGATGTTCCGCTCGGCATTATCCTGGGCCAGGACGAGATGGCGGCCGGCCAAGTTCGGTTGAAGCAGCTGGGGCAGACCGACGCCCAGGGCGACGATAAGCTGGGTAAGCTGGTGAACATTGATGAtctggcggccgaggtcaaGAAAATGCTGCTCTAG
- a CDS encoding phosphotransferase enzyme family protein — MMYVFVSPGTCGQLTGASLIAEKTSIPIPRIIAYSLDQSADPLSTYIILEYVAGDRLSADRLKSATQMQKGNLYKSLAEMYIQLRRLEFPSIGRLVRRDGGFEVDRQVVTIDTNCLQVEGLDPFATQSSYHADRSTLNSANKYVDMRLQISSNAFFKSRTNIEHGMGASVLYHFHRFCQHARTWTDSTLDQGPFVLVHGDLGPQNLMVNETLDVVAVLDWEWSRVLYLLTALSDFLRVVKDQELRTFGNDTLCSEWTIRKDDAGPLVANALENWTDIDWFAYRYLSQGRDDELVERIEAFMEADPIRGFIVQMKEDDANAYEQELRQLELETWQASAGFGNDTKDSDIFLSWKTMALRAVHSTSMAALASLVVLGAFLVGRGWRLSPTL; from the exons ATGATGTACGTATTCGTTTCCCCCGGCACATGCGGACAACTGACTGGCGCTAGCTTGATTGCCGAAAAGACGTCCATTCCAATCCCTAGGATCATTGCCTACTCGCTCGATCAATCTGCCGATCCGCTATCCACCTACATCATTCTGGAATACGTCGCAGGGGACAGGCTGAGTGCCGATCGGCTCAAGAGTGCAACACAAATGCAAAAGGGAAATTTATACAAGTCTCTGGCCGAAATGTACATACAGCTCAGGCGACTCGAGTTTCCCTCCATCGGACGACTGGTCCGACGTGACGGTGGTTTTGAGGTCGACCGACAGGTCGTCACAATTGACACCAATTGCCTCCAAGTCGAGGGCCTAGATCCATTTGCCACGCAATCATCGTATCATGCGGACAGGAGCACTCTGAACTCGGCAAATAAATATGTCGACATGAGATTGCAAATCAGCAGCAACGCATTTTTCAAAAGCCGAACCAACATCGAGCATGGCATGGGTGCAAGTGTATTGTATCATTTCCATCGGTTCTGTCAACATGCTAGAACGTGGACGGATTCAACACTCGATCAAGGACCCTTTGTTTTGGTTCACGGCGACTTGGGACCCCAAAACCTAATGGTAAATGAGACTCTGGACGTCGTCGCTGTACTTGATTGGGAATGGAGCCGCGTC CTTTATTTGTTGACAGCGCTGTCGGACTTTCTTCGCGTAGTGAAGGATCAAGAGCTGCGCACTTTTGGAAACGACACGCTCTGCAGCGAATGGACGATTCGGAAGGATGATGCCGGGCCGCTTGTTGCCAATGCTTTGGAGAACTGGACCGATATTGACTGGTTCGCATACAGGTACCTAAGCCAGGGGAGGGATGATGAACTGGTGGAACGTATCGAGGCCTTCATGGAGGCCGATCCGATCCGAGGCTTCATTGTTCAAATGAAGGAGGATGACGCCAACGCCTATGAGCAGGAACTTCGACAGCTTGAACTTGAGACTTGGCAGGCCTCAGCCGGCTTTGGCAACGACACCAAAGACTCGGATATATTTCTATCATGGAAGACTATGGCGTTGCGGGCTGTGCACAGCACGTCGATGGCTGCTTTGGCGAGTCTTGTAGTTTTAGGCGCATTCTTGGTGGGTAGAGGATGGAGGTTATCCCCAACCCTCTAG
- a CDS encoding pre-rRNA processing protein Esf1, which translates to MKGQKKDRGTASSRIADARFASFETDPRFRLPSKKHAKTTIDKRFVGMLKDDDFTATAKVDRYGRKIKSDTKKKALQRLYRAEEDVEDEEDEDEDEDDGDDRDETELDGDDLVQRELRRAHERSAEKKRDPARSGGFSSSSSDSDSDSDSDSDEDEDEGDAGAEASRPDMQRFQDEQEEVESGEVTNRIAIVNFDWDHVKSTDLMALFSSFIPPNSGSISKISIYPSEFGKERMQQEEVEGPPKALFKIAAKDSDESDDDSSDGESEADADDDSDGEASDDKIMKELMQEGDDQDFDSDALRSYQLDRLRYYYAVMVCSSPQTAQQIYEATDGTEYQSSSNVIDLRFVPDDVTFDDEPRDECDRIPDSYKPVEFVTNALQSSKVNLTWDMHPEETSRKESIKRAFSGSRNDIEENDLRTYLASDSESGGPEEGSDGDEDAEGEAPTLSKKELARKKMREALGLADAPAPKASNDGPVGEMQVTFAPALAEDKPKEAGQETTLDKYKRKEKERKDRKRKASKAKREGAEADEDDAEAVEAEADEDLGFDDPFFTTDGPAPATKSSLRKEERLKKREARQAAEAASAEEKALLSKVMAEGDDANQADRLDHFDMNEIVRAEKKKGKKGKKNKKAAADKDRGGLQEDFNMDVGDDRFKAVFESHEFAIDPSNPKFKATGGMTKLLEEGRKKRKANEGEERQEERKPAKKAKPGRR; encoded by the coding sequence ATGAAGGGCCAAAAGAAGGACCGAGGCACTGCCTCTAGCCGCATCGCCGATGCGCGATTCGCAAGCTTCGAAACCGATCCCCGATTTCGTCTGCCGTCCAAGAAACACGCCAAGACGACCATCGACAAGCGCTTTGTGGGAATGCTCAAGGATGACGACTTCACGGCGACCGCCAAGGTGGACCGATACGGCCGCAAGATAAAATCAGACACCAAGAAGAAGGCACTCCAACGCCTGTACCGGGCCGAAGAGGACGTTGAGgatgaagaggacgaggacgaggacgaggacgatggcgacgaccgAGACGAAACCGAGttggacggcgacgacctggTCCAGAGAGAACTGCGGCGAGCCCACGAGAGGTCGGCAGAAAAGAAGCGTGACCCCGCCCGGTCCGGTggcttctcctcgtcgtcgtccgattCCGACTCGGATTCCGATTCCGAttcggacgaggacgaggacgagggcgacgccggcgccgaagcctcTCGGCCCGACATGCAACGCTTCCAGGATGAGCAGGAAGAggtcgagagcggcgaggTGACGAACCGAATAGCCATCGTCAACTTCGACTGGGACCACGTCAAGTCCACCGACCTCATGGCCCTCTTCTCGAGCTTCATCCCCCCCAACTCCGGCAGCATCTCCAAAATCTCCATTTACCCGAGCGAGTTCGGCAAGGAGCGCatgcagcaggaggaggtcgaggggCCTCCCAAAGCCCTGTTCAAGATCGCGGCCAAGGACTCGGAcgagtccgacgacgacagcagcgacggcgaaagcgaggccgatgcagacgacgacagcgacggcgaggcgtcAGACGATAAGATCATGAAGGAGCTGATgcaggagggcgacgaccaAGACTTTGACAGCGACGCTCTGCGGTCGTACCAACTGGACCGACTGCGCTACTACTACGCCGTCATGGTCTGCAGCAGCCCGCAGACGGCGCAGCAGATCTACGAGGCCACCGATGGCACCGAATACCAGTCCTCTTCCAACGTCATCGACCTGCGCTTCGTACCCGACGACGTCACCTTTGACGACGAGCCCCGAGACGAGTGCGACAGGATCCCTGACTCCTACAAGCCCGTCGAGTTCGTGACCAACGCGCTGCAGAGTTCCAAGGTCAATCTTACTTGGGACATGCACCCGGAGGAGACGTCCCGCAAGGAGTCCATCAAGAGGGCATTTAGCGGCAGCCGAAACGACATTGAGGAGAACGACCTGCGCACCTACCTGGCCAGCGACAGCGAGAGTGGCGGGCCGGAAGAAGGCTCCGACGGGGACGAAGATGCCGAAGGAGAGGCACCCACGTTGTCCAAGAAGGAGCTAGCCAGAAAGAAGATGCGAGAGGCGCTTGGCCTTGCCGatgcgccggcgccgaaaGCTTCCAACGATGGGCCTGTCGGCGAGATGCAGGTCACCTTTGCtcccgccctcgccgaggacaagCCCAAGGAGGCCGGGCAAGAAACGACCctcgacaagtacaagcGCAAGGAGAAGGAGCGCAAGGACAGGAAGCGAAAGGCGTCCAAGGCCAAGCGAGAgggtgccgaagccgacgaggacgacgccgaagcagtcgaggccgaggctgacgaggacctcggcttcgacgatCCCTTCTTCACCACGGACGGTCCAGCGCCTGCGACGAAATCATCTCTTCGCAAGGAAGAGCGGCTCAAGAAGCGCGAGGCCCGCCAAGCAGCGGAagcggcatcggccgaggAAAAGGCACTGCTCTCAAAGGTCATGGCCGAGGGTGACGACGCGAACCAAGCCGATCGTCTGGATCATTTCGACATGAACGAGATTGTGCGggccgagaagaagaagggcaagaAGGGCAAGAAGAATAAGAAGGCGGCTGCTGACAAAGATCGGGGGGGCCTCCAGGAAGATTTCAACatggacgtcggcgacgaccgaTTCAAGGCCGTCTTTGAGAGCCACGAGTTTGCCATTGACCCATCGAACCCGAAATTCAAGGCAACCGGAGGCATGACGAAGCTGCTCGAGGAAGGACGCAAGAAAAGAAAGGCcaacgagggcgaggagcggCAGGAGGAGCGAAAGCcggccaagaaggccaagccgggcaggcgatga
- a CDS encoding nucleoporin Nup157/170, translating into MSFPQTTPLRPVPGAFLNTPAVASRFQAGSDPVRRQLFPISERSQPSSVAISAAPSSMAPPPTLSSSTSVTHVGSAEGASSDYEVPGPESSWAPFHKTHMYPIPNQVFDHYNSGELQTLMGLFADINHAWVVIDNSLFLWDYTHPDPELIGFEDQPHTIHAVALVPPKAGIFVNTITHILVVATSAEVILLGVSATDTPAGTKSVALYQTKMGLPLRGADVRLITGSADGRIFFGGSGDIDISELYYQSEEKWFSNRCGKINHTNPGWSSVVALQSGFWSQKTPEHLVDIVIDDSRKLVYTLSNRSTIRTYHMESPDRLNKVIEKEKVHCLRDIAHMITQSSLLSDRMNIVSISTISKQEASKLHLMALTDTGCRLFFSATSASSYLYGSQSNMAPQSMQVQFIKFPPSPSPRRSTPFPLSGQAAGNELVVDLESPMLMGSRQGVRFAPGFFLDFLSSEGDANADTLFISGPETGRIKRTSPTAPLRYFEQGSWVDIGSRAEAVGLITKPFAAAPQPVGFGNELAVQFDEPPSEFAVLTNTGIHVIRRRRLVDTFASAIRDAPGDEALDAVSRRLIQLYGRVETVSTALAVACGHGGGDARPGAARALDQATEDRARGLFVDFGGQPTITETDGAALTTDSVRLSSRHDALVLYLSRLIRQLWKKPVIKTAVSPAGGVVVSSTVPTGKLVSTQENLERLRKFMESNRGLIQGMSGPSDLLRVSSRQEEVALQAEHQALHALQKLMESISEGISFVLMMFDERVTDIFARLDDAARQQLKDLSYEKLFSQADGKDLAKLLVKAIVNRNIESGSNVETVADALRRRCGSFCSPDDVIIFKAQEQLKRASEQAPNTNLSRSLLHESLKLFEKVAGSLTFVNLQTAVRQYIDLKYYAGGIQLCLMVAREKDRGNTALAWVNDGKPPNDPRAAAFDERKRCYDLIHSTLEHLDEASSKESEYVDGKMTLIATKRLEAYDVVNSSDDEVFHFGLYEWYIRQGWTDRILAIDSPHVITFLQRLAGTNVEHADLLCRFYTNRNRFFDAAQVQAELASADFPLGIKDRIRLLSLAKANANVSGVGVSRQQQQVLNRNVTDLLEVANIQDDLLGRLSMDERLDPEKRADIKQALDGKILDLSDLFNDYADQAGYYDLCLLIYHTANYRNPTTISGTWSNLIQQTHDEITSRLEELELGQPSPPMPYEVVTSKIQNIAHHTSLDSFVFPVQTLLPELCRYAVAYQQDATIGADPSWPVQLFLSLGVSHDMIVRVLESLFDTQDYGFSGMVRNRIIEFIVYVVNSWVAETRRRGGAAKGGSIGPSVGELLARCEAAMPAPGQGSNHGGADLADVRRVLRTLRREIAGLMERVPTGSMRFM; encoded by the exons ATGTCGTTTCCGCAAACAACGCCTCTGAGGCCAGTTCCCGGCGCCTTTCTCAACACGCCCGCCGTTGCCTCGAGGTTCCAGGCCGGCTCGGATCCCGTGCGCCGACAGCTGTTTCCCATTTCCGAGCGCAGCCAGCCGAGCTCCGTTGCCATCAGCGCCGCCCCCAGCTCGATGGCGCCTCCTCCGACgttgagctcctcgacgtccgTCACCCACGTCGGCTCAGCCG AGGGCGCCTCGTCCGACTACGAGGTCCCCGGTCCTGAATCGTCCTGGGCTCCCTTCCACAAGACGCACATGTACCCCATCCCGAACCAAGTTTTTGACCACTACAACTCGGGCGAGCTGCAGACTCTCATGGGGCTCTTTGCCGACATAAACCACGCCTGGGTTGTCATCGACAACTCGCTCTTCCTCTGGGACTATACCCACCCCGATCCTGAGCTCATCGGCTTCGAAGACCAGCCTCACACGAtccacgccgtcgccttggTTCCACCGAAAGCCGGCATCTTTGTCAATACCATCACCcacatcctcgtcgttgccACCTCGGCCGAAGTCATTCTGCTCGGCGTCTCCGCGACCGACACGCCGGCTGGCACGAAATCCGTCGCCCTCTATCAGACAAAGATGGGCCTACCGCTGCGAGGCGCCGACGTCCGACTCATAACCGgatcggccgacggccgcatcttcttcggcggcagcggcgacatCGACATCAGTGAGCTCTACTACCAGTCGGAGGAGAAGTGGTTCTCCAACCGGTGCGGCAAGATCAACCATACGAATCCGGGCTGGTCCTCGGTCGTTGCTCTTCAGTCCGGCTTCTGGTCGCAAAAGACGCCCGAGCACCTGGTCgacatcgtcatcgacgactcCCGAAAGCTCGTCTACACCCTCTCCAACAGGTCGACCATTCGAACGTACCACATGGAGTCGCCCGACCGCCTCAACAAGGTGATTGAAAAGGAAAAGGTGCACTGTCTCCGCGACATCGCCCACATGATCACGCAGTCGAGCCTCCTGAGCGACCGGATGAACATCGTCTCCATCAGCACCATTTCCAAGCAGGAGGCCTCGAAGCTGCACCTCATGGCCCTCACCGACACCGGGTGCCGGCTCTTCTTTAGCGCCACGAGCGCGTCGTCGTACCTCTACGGCTCACAGTCCAACATGGCACCACAGAGCATGCAGGTCCAGTTCATCAAGTTTCctccgagcccgagcccccGCCGATCGACCCCGTTTCCTCTGTCGGGCCAAGCCGCTGGCAACGAGTTGGTCGTCGACCTGGAATCACCCATGCTGATGGGCAGCAGGCAAGGCGTTCGCTTTGCCCCCGGTTTCTTCCTCGACTTTTTGAGCAGCGAGGGGGATGCCAACGCCGATACATTGTTCATCTCCGGTCCCGAGACTGGGCGGATAAAGCGGACGTCCCCGACGGCACCCCTGCGGTACTTTGAGCAGGGCAGCTGGGTCGACATCGGCAGccgagccgaggccgtcgggcTCATCACGAAACCGTTTGCCGCCGCGCCGCAGCCGGTTGGTTTCGGCAACGAGCTGGCGGTGCAGTTTGACGAACCACCGAGCGAGTTTGCCGTCCTTACCAACACGGGCATCCACGTcattcgacggcgacggctcgtcgACACCTTTGCCTCGGCCATTCGCGACGCCCCGGGAGACGAAGCCCTCGATGCCGTTTCGCGCCGCCTCATCCAGCTCTACGGTCGCGTGGAAACGGTGTCCACGGCGCTGGCCGTCGCTTGCggacacggcggcggcgatgcgcgGCCCGGCGCGGCGAGAGCATTGGATCAGGCGACGGAGGATCGGGCAAGGGGGCTCTTCGTCGACTTTGGCGGCCAGCCTACGATCACGGAGACGGACGGGGCGGCGTTGACGACCGACTCGGTCCGTCTGTCGTCTCGTCACGATGCCCTGGTCCTCTATCTCTCCCGTCTGATTCGCCAACTGTGGAAGAAGCCTGTGATCAAGACTGCCGTCTccccggccggcggcgtcgtcgtgagCTCGACCGTGCCGACCGGTAAGCTGGTCTCGACACAGGAGAACCTTGAGCGGCTGAGGAAGTTTATGGAGTCGAACCGCGGCTTGATTCAGGGCATGTCTGGTCCGTCCGACCTGCTGCGCGTGTCGAGTCGGCAAGAGGAGGTTGCGCTGCAGGCTGAGCACCAGGCGCTGCACGCGCTTCAGAAGCTGATGGAGAGCATCTCGGAAGGCATCTCCTTTGTCCTCATGATGTTTGACGAGCGCGTGACGGATATTTTTGCAAGGCTGGACGACGCGGCGCGGCAGCAGCTGAAGGACCTTTCGTACGAAAAGCTCTTTTCCCAGGCGGACGGCAAGGACCTCGCCAAGCTGCTCGTGAAAGCCATCGTCAACCGCAATATCGAGAGCGGCTCGAACGTGGAGACGGTGGCCGATGCCttgcgtcggcgatgcggcaGCTTCTGCAGCCCAGACGACGTCATCATCTTCAAGGCCCAGGAGCAGCTCAAGAGAGCGTCAGAGCAGGCCCCGAACACGAATCTGTCTCGCAGCCTCTTGCACGAGAGCCTGAAGCTCTTCGAAAAGGTGGCGGGTAGCCTGACGTTTGTCAACCTCCAGACGGCCGTTCGCCAGTACATCGACCTCAAGTACtacgccggcggcatccaGCTCTGCCTCATGGTTGCCCGGGAAAAGGACAGAGGAAACACGGCGCTCGCGTGGGTCAACGATGGAAAGCCCCCGAACGACCCTCGTGCCGCCGCGTTTGACGAGCGGAAGCGATGCTACGACCTCATCCACAGCACGTTGgagcacctcgacgaggcctcgAGCAAGGAATCCGAGTACGTCGACGGTAAGATGACGTTGATCGCAACGAAGCGACTGGAGGCATACGACGTGGTCAACAGTTCGGATGACGAGGTCTTCCACTTTGGCCTGTACGAGTGGTACATCCGTCAAGGCTGGACCGACcgcatcctcgccatcgactCCCCCCACGTCATCACCTTTCTCCAGCGGTTGGCGGGAACGAACGTGGAGCACGCGGACCTGCTGTGCCGCTTCTACACCAACCGGAACCGCTTCTTCGACGCGGCCCAGGTGCAAGCCGAGCTCGCCAGCGCCGACTTTCCTCTCGGCATCAAGGATCGGATTCGGCTTCTCAGCTTGGCCAAGGCCAACGCGAACGTGTCGGGGGTCGGCGTGAGccgacagcagcagcaggtgctGAACCGCAACGTGACGGACCTGCTCGAGGTGGCCAATATCCAGGACGACCTGCTGGGGCGTCTGAGCATGGATGAGAGATTGGACCCGGAGAAGCGGGCGGACATTAAGCaggcgctcgacggcaagatcTTGGACCTCTCCGAC CTCTTCAACGACTACGCCGATCAAGCCGGGTACTACGATTTGTGCCTGCTCATCTACCACACGGCGAACTACCGCAACCCGACGACGATCTCGGGCACGTGGAGCAATCTCATCCAGCAGACGCATGACGAGATCACGTCGAGGCTGGAGGAGCTCGAACTGGGTCAaccatcgccgccgatgccgtacGAGGTGGTGACGAGCAAGATCCAGAACATTGCGCATCACACGTCGCTCGACAGTTTCGTCTTCCCGGTGCAGACCCTCCTGCCGGAGCTGTGCCGCTACGCGGTCGCCTACCAGCAGGATGCGACGATTGGAGCGGACCCGAGCTGGCCGGTGCAGCTGTTTCTGTCCCTCGGGGTGTCGCACGACATGATCGTGCGGGTGCTCGAGAGCCTGTTCGACACGCAGGACTACGGTTTCAGCGGCATGGTTCGCAACCGCATTATCGAGTTCATTGTCTACGTCGTCAACAGCTGGGTGGCGGAgacgcggcggcgcggcggcgctgccAAGGGTGGATCGATCGGGCCGTCGGtcggcgagctgctggcacgctgcgaggcggcgatgccggcgccgggccAGGGAAGCAACCACGGAGGCGCCGACTTGGCCGACGTGAGACGGGTGCTGCGAACGCTGCGGAGGGAGATTGCGGGCCTCATGGAGAGGGTGCCGACGGGCAGCATGCGGTTCATGTAG